One window of the Leptospira koniambonensis genome contains the following:
- the rpoB gene encoding DNA-directed RNA polymerase subunit beta, protein MYGQVERKRVNFGKITNLDYLPNLIQIQKKSFDWFLQSEVKDPTKRKNQGLEAVFRETFPIESPNNDMVMEYSHYVLGDAKKSPQECKDTDATFALPLKAVIRLIIKETGEIREQVVYMGDLPVMTEQGTFIINGAERVVVSQLHRSPGIFFSYDEERDTYSARVIPYRGSWLEFEMDNKGILVAKIDRKKKFPATLLVKSLGHGTNEEILRLFYKSSKAKIGGASTKELKRLIGRRVIADVINMETGEVMLDAGSKINEDNISILKEMKVKEVELVEYPKDKDNPVLVNCLEKDGVNDYEDAVLKFHGIMRQGEPSTIENAEAELNRLFFSPKSFDLGDVGRYKINSKFEFNNPKEFTSAIERVLRPADIIETVRYLLNLISETENYYPDDIDHLGNRRIRSVGELIANQLKVGFTRVERVIKERMTVQEVGTQTPQLLISIKPITAVINEFFGSSQLSQFMDQTNPLAELTHKRRLNALGPGGLSRDRAGFEVRDVHYSHYGRMCPIETPEGPNIGLILSMSSYARVNDYGFLETPYRVVKNSKVSNNIEYLTADKEEYHSIAVSSSPVDEKGEFKNKLISTRHRSDYPFRNPNEIQYMDLAPMQVVSVSTALIPFLEHDDANRALMGSNMQRQAVPLLRQEAPFVGTGMETRAAYDSRICIISKHEGVVTYVDAEKVVIERKGGKESDTYDLTKFKKTNQGTCFNQTPVVGVVHSEIDGKVTKVSKEKIEVTADNGNVREYNLISGNKQYQPIVSNGEEVRRGTTIAGQIVSGERMDENGTILQKGTVLADGPAVDNGTLALGRNVLVAFMPWEGYNFEDAILISEKVVKDDIFSSIHIEEFEIQARETKLGQEQITRDIPNLSDKAFRDLDETGVIRVGAEVKPGDILVGMVTPKGETDLTPEYKLLHSIFGEKAKEVRDSSLRMPNGFEGTVIDIKRFSREKGDELPAGVEEMVKVFVARKRKLLVGDKMAGRHGNKGVVARIMAEEDMPYMEDGTPMDIVLNPLGVPSRMNLGQIFETQLGLAASKLGINFETPVFDGATEADVEKYCKEANLPLSSKFKLYDGRTGLPFMNEVFCGYIYMLKLAHLVDDKIHARSTGPYSLVTQQPLGGKAQFGGQRLGEMEVWALEAYGASHTLQELLTIKSDDMLGRARIYEAIVKGIHSIKPGIPESFNVLVQELRGLALDIVITDSEGNSVDISDYEDEYSKSKKKIKFETIENA, encoded by the coding sequence ATGTACGGTCAAGTAGAAAGAAAACGGGTAAACTTCGGTAAGATCACCAATTTGGATTACCTTCCTAACTTGATTCAGATTCAGAAGAAGTCTTTCGATTGGTTTCTTCAATCAGAAGTTAAGGATCCCACTAAAAGAAAAAATCAGGGACTAGAAGCGGTTTTTAGAGAAACCTTCCCTATCGAAAGTCCGAATAACGACATGGTGATGGAATACAGTCACTATGTTTTAGGAGACGCTAAAAAATCTCCTCAAGAATGTAAGGACACAGATGCTACTTTTGCTCTTCCTTTAAAAGCAGTTATTCGACTCATTATCAAAGAGACCGGAGAGATCCGTGAGCAGGTCGTCTATATGGGCGATCTTCCTGTAATGACAGAGCAGGGAACTTTTATCATCAATGGAGCTGAGCGTGTTGTAGTATCTCAGCTTCACCGTTCCCCAGGTATCTTCTTCTCTTATGATGAAGAAAGAGATACTTACTCCGCCAGAGTGATCCCTTATCGCGGATCCTGGTTGGAATTCGAAATGGACAATAAGGGAATCTTGGTCGCTAAAATTGACCGTAAGAAAAAATTCCCTGCAACTCTTCTTGTTAAGTCTTTAGGACATGGAACAAACGAAGAGATCTTGCGTCTTTTTTACAAATCCTCCAAAGCAAAAATCGGAGGAGCTTCTACTAAAGAACTCAAACGTCTGATAGGACGTAGAGTGATCGCGGATGTGATCAACATGGAAACCGGAGAGGTAATGCTCGACGCTGGTTCCAAGATCAACGAAGATAATATCTCCATCTTAAAAGAGATGAAGGTGAAGGAAGTTGAGCTAGTAGAATATCCTAAAGACAAGGATAATCCTGTTTTAGTTAACTGCTTGGAAAAAGACGGAGTCAACGATTACGAAGACGCTGTTCTTAAATTCCACGGCATTATGAGACAAGGAGAGCCTTCTACCATCGAAAATGCAGAAGCAGAATTGAATCGTCTATTCTTCTCTCCTAAATCTTTTGATTTGGGTGATGTTGGTCGTTATAAGATCAATAGCAAATTTGAATTCAATAATCCTAAAGAATTCACAAGCGCGATCGAAAGAGTTCTTCGTCCTGCAGATATCATCGAGACAGTACGTTACCTTCTCAACTTGATCTCTGAAACAGAGAACTACTATCCGGACGATATTGACCACTTAGGGAACCGTCGTATTCGTTCTGTTGGTGAGTTGATCGCTAACCAATTGAAAGTTGGTTTCACTCGTGTAGAAAGAGTGATCAAAGAAAGAATGACTGTTCAAGAAGTTGGAACTCAAACACCACAACTTCTGATCTCCATTAAACCGATCACTGCAGTTATCAATGAGTTCTTCGGATCCAGCCAATTGTCCCAGTTTATGGATCAGACAAACCCTCTGGCAGAGCTCACTCACAAACGTCGTTTGAACGCATTAGGACCTGGAGGTCTTTCCAGAGATAGAGCAGGATTCGAAGTGCGTGACGTTCACTATAGCCACTACGGCCGTATGTGTCCGATTGAAACTCCTGAAGGTCCAAACATCGGACTCATTCTCTCCATGTCTTCATATGCGAGAGTGAACGATTACGGATTCTTGGAAACTCCTTACAGAGTAGTCAAAAACAGCAAAGTATCCAATAACATAGAATACCTAACCGCAGATAAGGAAGAATATCATTCTATCGCGGTATCTTCTTCTCCTGTAGATGAAAAGGGAGAGTTTAAAAATAAACTTATCTCTACTCGTCACAGATCGGATTACCCTTTCCGCAACCCGAACGAGATCCAATACATGGACTTAGCTCCAATGCAGGTGGTATCCGTTTCTACAGCGCTGATCCCATTCTTAGAGCATGATGACGCGAACCGTGCGCTCATGGGTTCTAACATGCAACGTCAGGCGGTTCCTCTTCTTCGCCAAGAGGCTCCTTTCGTTGGAACTGGAATGGAAACTCGTGCCGCTTACGATTCTCGTATTTGTATCATCTCTAAACATGAAGGTGTGGTTACATACGTAGATGCGGAGAAGGTGGTAATCGAGCGCAAGGGCGGAAAAGAATCCGACACTTACGATCTTACTAAATTTAAGAAAACCAACCAAGGTACTTGTTTCAACCAAACTCCAGTTGTTGGAGTGGTTCACTCAGAGATCGACGGTAAAGTTACTAAAGTCAGCAAAGAGAAAATCGAGGTGACTGCGGATAACGGAAACGTTCGCGAATACAATCTGATCTCTGGTAATAAACAATACCAACCAATCGTTTCTAATGGCGAAGAAGTTCGCAGAGGAACTACTATCGCAGGACAAATCGTTTCTGGCGAGAGAATGGATGAGAATGGTACCATTCTACAAAAGGGAACTGTTCTTGCGGACGGTCCTGCGGTAGACAATGGAACTCTTGCACTTGGACGTAACGTTCTTGTGGCATTCATGCCTTGGGAAGGTTACAACTTTGAGGATGCGATCCTAATTTCCGAAAAAGTTGTAAAAGACGATATTTTCTCTTCTATCCACATTGAAGAGTTCGAGATCCAAGCGAGAGAGACCAAACTTGGACAAGAACAGATCACAAGAGATATTCCGAATCTTTCGGACAAAGCTTTCCGTGATCTAGATGAAACTGGTGTGATCCGTGTTGGTGCAGAAGTGAAACCAGGAGATATCTTGGTAGGTATGGTGACTCCTAAAGGAGAAACTGATCTAACTCCTGAATACAAACTTCTTCACTCTATCTTCGGAGAAAAAGCGAAGGAAGTAAGAGATTCTTCTCTTCGTATGCCGAACGGTTTCGAAGGAACTGTAATTGATATCAAACGTTTCTCACGCGAGAAGGGAGATGAACTTCCTGCTGGTGTAGAAGAAATGGTGAAAGTTTTCGTAGCTCGTAAACGTAAACTTCTGGTCGGAGATAAAATGGCAGGACGCCACGGTAACAAAGGTGTCGTTGCACGTATCATGGCAGAAGAAGACATGCCTTACATGGAAGACGGTACTCCAATGGATATCGTTCTGAATCCGTTAGGTGTTCCTTCTCGTATGAACCTCGGACAGATTTTCGAAACTCAACTCGGACTTGCTGCAAGCAAACTAGGGATCAATTTCGAAACTCCAGTTTTCGACGGAGCTACTGAAGCAGATGTAGAGAAGTATTGCAAAGAAGCAAATCTTCCTCTCAGCTCTAAATTCAAATTATACGACGGACGTACCGGATTACCTTTCATGAACGAGGTATTCTGTGGTTACATCTACATGTTGAAACTCGCTCACTTGGTGGACGACAAGATCCACGCTCGTTCTACCGGACCTTACTCTTTGGTTACTCAACAACCACTTGGAGGAAAGGCTCAGTTCGGTGGTCAGCGTTTGGGAGAGATGGAAGTTTGGGCTCTCGAAGCCTATGGCGCATCTCATACTCTTCAGGAACTTCTTACCATCAAGTCTGACGACATGCTCGGAAGAGCAAGAATCTACGAAGCTATCGTTAAAGGAATCCATTCCATTAAACCTGGAATTCCGGAATCCTTCAACGTACTAGTGCAGGAACTCAGGGGACTTGCATTGGATATCGTTATCACTGACTCGGAAGGTAACAGCGTTGATATCTCCGACTACGAAGACGAATATTCCAAGAGCAAGAAGAAGATTAAGTTCGAAACGATCGAGAACGCCTAA
- the rpsL gene encoding 30S ribosomal protein S12 yields the protein MPTISQLIRHGRKKQVNKSKSPALKSSPQRRGVCTKVTTFTPKKPNSALRKVARVRLTTGIEVTAYIPGEGHNLQEHNVVLIRGGRVKDLPGVRYHIIRGTLDTLGIDKRRKSRSKYGTKKPKA from the coding sequence ATGCCTACAATTAGCCAACTTATACGTCACGGCAGGAAGAAACAGGTTAACAAATCTAAATCTCCTGCATTAAAAAGTAGCCCGCAACGTCGGGGAGTGTGCACGAAGGTGACTACCTTCACACCAAAAAAACCGAACTCAGCTTTGAGAAAAGTTGCAAGGGTTCGTTTAACAACCGGTATTGAAGTGACCGCTTATATTCCCGGTGAGGGACATAACCTGCAAGAGCACAACGTTGTTCTGATCCGCGGGGGAAGGGTAAAAGACCTTCCAGGGGTTCGTTATCATATTATCCGTGGTACCTTGGATACTCTCGGTATCGATAAACGTCGTAAGAGTCGTTCTAAGTATGGAACGAAAAAACCTAAGGCGTAA
- a CDS encoding catalase family protein has translation MGQKLSILYLFFIILSLSCGGPYVKIPDSVELGKEYTFPEEESIAKRTLELTLTSLKESYKDGVVVRRDAHPKHHGCVAATFTVKKELDPQFVLGVFQPGKSYQSLIRFSNGSQKPKADLEGDIRGVGIKLFDIQGKKILSEEAKETTQDFLLINHPVLPVGAPDEYLALFEAAFAGKPGSYFFGWNPFAWKLGGLSKVRAIRGKKITSPLEIRYWSTTPYAFGEGKAVKYSVKPCSETKSEIPDSPAENYLRETMSKQLKESSACFTFMVQVQKDPKSMPIEDPAIVWDEEVSPFYPVGEILIPKQEFTNEKMDSLCENVSYTPWHSLQEHKPLGGINRVRKSVYQAISEYRHGQNKTKRKEIDKKDIPTKLIP, from the coding sequence ATGGGACAAAAACTTTCTATCTTATACCTATTCTTCATAATACTTTCACTTTCCTGCGGAGGGCCGTACGTAAAAATTCCGGATTCCGTAGAATTAGGGAAAGAATACACCTTTCCTGAGGAAGAATCTATTGCTAAACGAACTTTGGAACTGACTCTTACTTCGCTTAAGGAATCTTATAAAGATGGGGTCGTTGTAAGAAGGGACGCACATCCAAAACATCACGGTTGTGTAGCTGCTACTTTTACTGTAAAAAAAGAACTAGATCCGCAGTTTGTATTAGGAGTTTTCCAGCCTGGAAAATCTTATCAAAGTTTAATCCGTTTCTCGAATGGATCCCAAAAACCGAAAGCAGATCTGGAAGGGGATATTCGAGGAGTCGGGATCAAACTTTTCGACATTCAAGGAAAAAAGATCTTAAGCGAAGAAGCGAAAGAAACAACTCAGGATTTTTTGCTGATTAATCATCCTGTTCTTCCTGTAGGTGCACCGGATGAATACTTGGCTTTATTTGAAGCTGCATTTGCAGGTAAACCCGGCTCATATTTTTTCGGTTGGAATCCCTTCGCTTGGAAATTGGGCGGCCTTTCTAAAGTAAGAGCCATTAGAGGTAAAAAAATTACCAGTCCATTAGAAATTCGTTATTGGTCTACAACCCCTTACGCTTTCGGAGAAGGAAAGGCAGTTAAATATTCTGTAAAACCTTGCTCTGAAACTAAATCAGAAATCCCTGATAGTCCTGCCGAAAATTATTTGAGAGAAACAATGAGTAAACAATTGAAGGAATCTTCTGCTTGTTTTACTTTTATGGTTCAAGTCCAAAAAGATCCTAAGTCTATGCCTATAGAAGATCCAGCCATTGTTTGGGACGAAGAGGTTTCTCCATTTTATCCGGTAGGGGAGATATTGATCCCTAAGCAGGAATTCACGAATGAAAAGATGGATTCTCTTTGTGAAAACGTGTCATACACTCCTTGGCATTCTCTTCAAGAGCATAAACCTCTAGGCGGGATTAATCGAGTTAGAAAATCTGTTTATCAAGCTATTTCAGAATATAGACACGGACAGAATAAGACTAAGAGAAAGGAGATCGATAAGAAGGATATACCGACTAAGTTAATTCCTTAA
- the rplL gene encoding 50S ribosomal protein L7/L12, whose amino-acid sequence MSTTEALLEQLGKLTLVEAADLVKKMEEKFGISAAAPVAVAAAAPAGGGAAAADEPASFNVVLKGFGDKKIEVIKVVREITGLGLKEAKDLVEAGGKSVKDGVAKAEADDIKKKLEAVGAQIELKAV is encoded by the coding sequence ATGTCTACCACTGAAGCGTTATTAGAGCAACTCGGCAAACTTACCCTTGTGGAAGCAGCCGATCTAGTTAAAAAAATGGAGGAGAAGTTCGGAATTTCCGCAGCGGCTCCAGTAGCAGTAGCAGCTGCGGCACCAGCAGGTGGCGGAGCAGCGGCAGCAGATGAGCCTGCTTCTTTCAACGTTGTATTGAAAGGTTTCGGCGATAAAAAAATCGAAGTTATCAAGGTTGTTCGCGAGATCACTGGTCTTGGCTTGAAAGAAGCAAAAGATCTAGTAGAAGCTGGCGGAAAGTCTGTTAAAGACGGCGTTGCGAAAGCAGAAGCTGACGACATCAAAAAGAAATTAGAAGCTGTCGGAGCTCAAATCGAACTTAAGGCTGTCTAA
- the rpoC gene encoding DNA-directed RNA polymerase subunit beta', protein MRSNNDFESITIRLASPERIKEWSYGEVKKPETINYRTLKPERDGLFCEKIFGTTKDWECYCGKFKSIRYKGVVCDKCGVEVTHSKVRRERMGHIELAAPVSHIWYYRSVPSRMGLLLDMTINQLKSVLYFEKYVIIDPADTGRNRGELIDEEEYHAYLDEYGDKFVAGIGADAIKELLSRIDVDAEARIIRQKIQEKEKISDKRILKRLEVLEAFRDSGNRPEWMVLDVVPVIPPELRPMVQLEGGRFATSDLNDLYRRVINRNNRLKRLLALKAPEIIVRNEKRMLQEAVDALFDNSRRKRTVKGKGNRPLKSISDMLKGKQGRFRQNLLGKRVDYSGRSVIVVGPELKYHEMGLPKKMALELFKPFIMKRLVDLDLAPNIKSAKKKVEAEEKEVFDVLETVVKEHPVMLNRAPTLHRLGIQAFLPILVEGKAIKLHPLVCHAFNADFDGDQMAIHVPLTPKAQLEVWMLMLSPHNILNPANGHPICGPTQDIVLGIYYLTSEVPSEAGVPLKSFANLDEVTYAIDRGVIEYRTKISVLHQGKILETTPGRLIFNTVLPEGYPYVNRALSDKETNRIIAEVYEKYGPAQTVLMLDDIKKLGYRYATIFSPTISIEDIRVSPGKVTLVGDANKEVEKADGEYRKGIITNEERKKKVIEIWTKTNDLITDSMFKELEKDKGGYNPVFIMAASGARGSKQQIRQLAGMRGLMAKPSGEIIELAIRSNFREGLSVLEFFISTHGARKGLADTALKTADAGYLTRRLVDISQDVIVAEDDCETEECITLGTVKEGENVIVSLSDRVFGRYTAEDIVDPVTESVVYPKGSLINREVGQKLENLGYEKIKVRSPLTCEARWGICIKCYGMDMARLTPAEIGEAVGTIAAQSIGQPGTQLTMRTFHIGGAASAKVQEKEHKVGYRAVVNAINGRTLQTNDRGLIFSRRGSIVVQRLIQQFNSSDLTNLRVENGQKVDKGELVATLASGENVTSDAPGTIKIADGIFRILGEEAVVPVKTSTTLNVKVAQITEPNQALGEFDPFNEIGVTEIEGTAAWVDLEVGKNVRRDEDVKTSNVNYKVIEQRREKLIPRIVVSSGGSKEEYLVPVDAIISVQNGDKVKAGDILFKIPTVAEKTRDITGGLPRVDELFEARRPKDATTLAETDGKIEDNGEIVKEKRVLYIVPDNEELDKVKVTIPIGKQLRVRHGDFVKRGDQMDDGNLDPHDILRVKGVTALQVYLVQEVQEVYRLQGVHINDKHIEVVVRQMMRKVLITDSGDTSFVNQQQVDRFAFLEENKRVVAEGGSPAQCVPILLGLTKASLNTESFFSAASFQETTKVLTDAAIKGKTDNLAGLKENVIIGHMIPAGTGMRKYRDVAVFKETYGDLDRPLEVEEEEIPMAIPEDNEN, encoded by the coding sequence ATGAGATCCAATAACGATTTTGAATCAATAACAATCAGATTAGCGTCTCCAGAAAGGATCAAAGAATGGTCTTACGGAGAAGTAAAGAAGCCTGAGACAATCAACTACCGTACTTTAAAGCCGGAGAGAGACGGTCTTTTCTGCGAGAAAATTTTCGGAACTACTAAGGACTGGGAATGTTACTGCGGAAAATTCAAATCCATCCGTTATAAGGGTGTGGTTTGCGACAAATGTGGTGTTGAGGTAACTCACTCTAAAGTTCGTCGTGAGCGTATGGGGCATATTGAACTCGCGGCTCCAGTTTCTCATATCTGGTACTATCGTTCCGTTCCTTCCAGAATGGGACTTCTCTTGGACATGACCATCAATCAGCTCAAGAGTGTTCTTTATTTCGAAAAATATGTGATCATCGATCCGGCTGATACCGGAAGAAATCGCGGTGAATTAATCGACGAAGAAGAATATCACGCATACCTAGACGAATACGGCGACAAGTTTGTTGCTGGTATCGGTGCGGACGCGATCAAAGAACTTCTTTCTCGTATTGATGTTGATGCAGAAGCACGTATCATCCGCCAAAAGATCCAAGAAAAAGAAAAGATCTCCGATAAAAGAATCCTGAAACGTCTGGAAGTTCTCGAAGCTTTCCGCGATTCTGGAAACCGTCCTGAGTGGATGGTTCTTGATGTTGTTCCGGTCATTCCACCTGAACTTCGTCCAATGGTTCAGTTAGAAGGTGGACGTTTTGCTACTTCTGACTTGAACGATCTATATCGTCGTGTTATCAACAGAAACAACCGTCTAAAACGCCTTCTCGCGTTAAAAGCTCCTGAGATCATCGTTCGTAACGAAAAACGTATGCTCCAAGAAGCGGTAGACGCGTTATTCGATAATAGCCGCCGCAAACGTACCGTAAAAGGTAAAGGTAACAGACCTCTTAAATCCATTTCAGACATGCTGAAAGGAAAACAAGGACGTTTCCGCCAAAACCTACTTGGTAAGCGTGTGGACTACTCTGGTCGTTCCGTGATCGTAGTTGGTCCTGAACTGAAATACCATGAGATGGGTCTTCCTAAAAAGATGGCTCTTGAGCTATTTAAACCTTTCATAATGAAACGTTTGGTGGATCTGGACCTAGCTCCTAACATCAAATCTGCTAAGAAAAAAGTAGAAGCAGAAGAAAAAGAAGTTTTTGACGTTCTTGAAACAGTAGTGAAAGAGCACCCGGTTATGTTAAACCGTGCTCCTACTCTTCACCGTTTAGGGATCCAAGCTTTCTTACCTATTCTTGTAGAAGGAAAAGCAATCAAACTTCACCCACTTGTATGTCATGCGTTCAACGCTGACTTCGACGGTGACCAGATGGCGATCCACGTTCCACTGACTCCAAAAGCTCAGTTGGAAGTATGGATGCTCATGCTTTCTCCTCATAATATTTTGAATCCTGCAAACGGACACCCGATCTGCGGACCAACTCAAGATATCGTACTTGGAATTTATTATCTTACTTCAGAAGTTCCTTCTGAGGCGGGAGTTCCTCTTAAATCTTTCGCGAACCTCGACGAGGTAACTTACGCGATCGATAGAGGAGTGATCGAATACAGAACTAAAATTTCAGTTCTACACCAAGGTAAAATTCTGGAGACTACTCCGGGCCGTTTGATCTTTAACACAGTTCTTCCTGAAGGATATCCGTACGTAAACCGTGCGCTTTCCGATAAAGAGACAAACAGAATTATCGCAGAAGTGTATGAGAAATACGGACCGGCTCAAACCGTTCTGATGCTGGACGATATTAAGAAATTAGGATATCGTTATGCTACTATCTTCAGCCCGACTATCTCTATCGAAGACATTCGTGTGTCCCCAGGTAAAGTGACTCTTGTTGGCGATGCTAACAAAGAAGTCGAAAAAGCCGACGGAGAATATCGTAAAGGTATTATCACAAACGAAGAACGTAAGAAAAAAGTGATCGAGATCTGGACTAAAACCAACGACCTCATCACTGACTCTATGTTCAAGGAATTGGAAAAAGACAAGGGTGGATATAACCCTGTCTTCATCATGGCTGCATCCGGTGCTCGTGGATCTAAACAACAGATCCGTCAGTTGGCTGGTATGCGTGGTCTGATGGCGAAACCTTCCGGTGAAATCATCGAACTTGCGATTCGTTCCAACTTCCGCGAGGGATTAAGCGTTCTTGAATTTTTCATTTCAACTCACGGTGCTCGTAAGGGTCTTGCGGATACAGCTTTGAAAACTGCGGACGCGGGTTATCTAACTCGTCGTTTGGTGGATATTTCTCAAGACGTTATCGTTGCAGAAGATGATTGCGAAACAGAAGAATGTATCACTCTCGGAACCGTAAAAGAAGGCGAGAACGTTATCGTTTCCTTGAGCGACCGTGTATTCGGACGTTATACTGCAGAAGACATCGTCGACCCTGTTACTGAAAGTGTAGTTTATCCTAAAGGCTCTTTGATCAACAGAGAAGTAGGACAGAAACTCGAGAACCTAGGTTATGAAAAAATCAAGGTTCGTTCTCCTCTAACTTGTGAAGCTCGTTGGGGAATCTGTATTAAATGTTACGGAATGGATATGGCTCGTCTGACTCCTGCGGAAATCGGAGAAGCAGTCGGAACCATCGCGGCTCAGTCCATCGGACAACCTGGAACTCAGTTGACGATGAGAACATTCCACATTGGTGGTGCCGCTTCTGCAAAAGTACAAGAGAAGGAACACAAAGTTGGATATCGCGCAGTCGTTAATGCGATCAACGGTAGAACTTTACAAACTAATGATAGAGGTTTGATCTTCTCTCGTCGTGGATCCATCGTAGTTCAAAGATTGATCCAACAGTTCAATTCTTCTGACCTGACCAACCTTAGAGTTGAGAACGGACAGAAAGTGGATAAGGGAGAGTTGGTTGCAACTCTTGCTTCTGGAGAGAACGTAACTTCTGACGCTCCAGGAACTATTAAAATCGCAGACGGAATCTTTAGAATTCTGGGAGAAGAAGCGGTTGTTCCTGTAAAAACTTCTACCACTCTGAACGTAAAAGTAGCACAGATTACCGAGCCTAACCAAGCATTAGGAGAATTCGACCCGTTCAACGAGATCGGAGTTACTGAGATCGAAGGAACCGCCGCGTGGGTGGATCTGGAAGTTGGTAAGAACGTTCGTAGGGACGAGGACGTTAAGACATCTAACGTTAATTATAAAGTAATCGAACAACGTAGGGAAAAATTGATCCCAAGAATTGTGGTATCTTCTGGCGGAAGCAAAGAAGAATATCTGGTTCCTGTGGATGCGATCATCTCCGTTCAAAACGGAGACAAAGTGAAAGCGGGAGATATTCTCTTCAAAATCCCAACCGTTGCAGAAAAAACCCGGGATATTACCGGTGGTCTTCCAAGGGTAGACGAACTTTTCGAAGCTCGTCGTCCTAAAGACGCAACCACTCTTGCAGAAACTGATGGAAAGATAGAAGATAACGGAGAGATCGTAAAAGAAAAACGAGTTCTCTATATCGTTCCTGATAACGAAGAGCTGGATAAAGTAAAAGTAACCATTCCAATCGGAAAACAATTACGTGTTCGTCACGGAGACTTCGTAAAACGCGGAGATCAAATGGACGATGGAAACTTGGATCCACATGATATCTTGAGAGTAAAAGGTGTTACTGCACTTCAAGTATATCTTGTTCAAGAGGTTCAAGAGGTTTATAGACTACAAGGGGTGCATATCAACGATAAGCACATCGAAGTAGTTGTTCGCCAAATGATGCGTAAGGTTTTAATTACCGATTCCGGAGACACATCTTTTGTTAACCAACAACAAGTAGATCGTTTCGCTTTCTTGGAAGAAAACAAGAGAGTGGTAGCTGAAGGAGGATCTCCTGCTCAGTGTGTTCCGATCTTATTAGGTTTAACGAAAGCATCTTTGAATACTGAGTCGTTCTTCTCTGCTGCTTCCTTCCAGGAAACAACTAAGGTGTTAACTGACGCTGCAATCAAAGGTAAAACTGATAACTTAGCGGGACTTAAAGAAAACGTTATTATCGGTCACATGATCCCTGCGGGAACCGGAATGAGAAAATATCGCGATGTCGCGGTGTTCAAAGAAACTTACGGGGATCTAGATCGTCCTCTGGAAGTGGAAGAGGAAGAAATTCCGATGGCCATACCGGAAGACAACGAGAATTAA
- a CDS encoding adenylate/guanylate cyclase domain-containing protein gives MAFKRSIFASASEDRLENLVLERLKTGADKEKIDARIWDLFGEVWCIMFTDLSGFSRGVEKFGIIHFLQTIHESERVLVPIIEDHDGILLKSEGDSFLVIFRNVGKGLQAAIRMQKELLEYNKDKIPEEKILLCVGLGYGKVLKIGDSDVFGSEVNTASKLGEDTAEAGEILITQTVFDNAQDTGLKFESIKDVPAGTHGAYRVLY, from the coding sequence ATGGCATTCAAGAGAAGTATATTCGCAAGCGCATCCGAAGACAGATTGGAAAACCTGGTTTTAGAAAGATTAAAAACTGGGGCCGACAAGGAAAAAATAGACGCCCGCATCTGGGATCTATTCGGAGAAGTTTGGTGTATTATGTTTACAGATCTTTCTGGATTTTCACGAGGAGTCGAAAAATTCGGGATCATTCATTTTCTACAAACCATCCACGAATCCGAAAGAGTATTAGTTCCAATCATAGAAGATCATGACGGAATACTTCTCAAGTCAGAAGGAGACAGTTTTTTAGTTATTTTCAGAAATGTAGGCAAAGGACTACAAGCAGCGATCAGAATGCAGAAAGAATTATTAGAATACAATAAGGATAAAATCCCTGAAGAAAAGATACTTCTTTGTGTTGGACTAGGTTACGGAAAAGTTTTAAAGATCGGAGACTCAGACGTTTTCGGTTCAGAAGTAAACACAGCAAGTAAACTGGGAGAAGATACTGCAGAAGCGGGAGAGATCCTGATCACTCAAACAGTTTTTGATAATGCGCAAGACACAGGTTTAAAATTTGAGTCGATCAAGGATGTTCCTGCTGGAACTCATGGAGCATATAGGGTTTTGTATTAA
- the rpsG gene encoding 30S ribosomal protein S7: MSRRRGKVEPRKIQPDSVYGDANIAKFINCLMLDGKKSVAESLFYDALDLIQKKTGNDPYVTFKEALENVKPQVEVKSRRVGGVTYQVPIEVRPERRLALGIRWLIRYSRDRNEKGMANKLAAEFIEAQKGTGAAIKKKEDIRKMADANKAFSHYRW, translated from the coding sequence ATGTCTAGAAGAAGAGGAAAAGTAGAACCACGCAAAATCCAACCGGATTCGGTTTATGGAGATGCAAACATCGCGAAGTTTATCAACTGCTTGATGTTGGACGGAAAAAAATCCGTAGCAGAATCTTTATTTTACGATGCTCTGGATCTGATCCAAAAGAAGACAGGAAATGATCCTTACGTTACTTTTAAAGAAGCATTAGAAAACGTTAAACCACAAGTGGAAGTAAAATCCCGCCGCGTGGGTGGTGTGACTTACCAAGTTCCGATCGAAGTTCGTCCGGAAAGACGTTTAGCTCTTGGGATCAGATGGTTGATCCGTTATTCCAGGGACAGAAACGAAAAAGGTATGGCTAACAAGCTTGCTGCAGAATTTATCGAGGCTCAAAAAGGCACCGGAGCTGCAATCAAGAAGAAAGAAGATATCCGTAAAATGGCAGATGCTAACAAAGCATTCAGTCACTATCGCTGGTAA